A segment of the Pedobacter faecalis genome:
CTTCTTTTAAGGATAAAGTCCGCTCCCATCCGGATAACGTTAATGCGGGTCTGCTCACCTATCCTACGTTAATGGCGGCCGACATCCTGATTCATAGGGCAGTGAAAGTTCCGGTCGGCAAGGACCAGGAACAACACCTGGAAATGACCCGGACTTTCGGCAACCGGTTTAACAGGTTATATAAAACGGAGTATTTCCCTGAAGCTTTTGCCTTCAACTATTCAGAGAATCTTGTTAAGGTGCCAGGATTAGATGGCAAGGGAAAGATGAGTAAATCAAGCGGCGACGGCAATTGTATTTATCTTGCCGATAGCCCGGAGGTGATCCGTAAAAAATTGTCGCGCGCAGTGACGGATGGCGGGCCTACCGAAGAAAATCAGGAAAAGCCTGAAGCGATACAGAATCTTTTTGATCTTATGAAGATCGTATCTACGCCAGATACGCTTGCGCATTTTGATGAACTGTATAATAAAATGGCGATTCGCTACGGTGATTTCAAGAAGCAGCTTGCCGAAGACATGATTGTTTTCAATACACCAATACGTGAACGTATCGAGGACCTTTCAAAGGATACCTCTTATTTAAGACAGGTGGCTAAACACGGTGCTTTGAAAGCCAGGGAAAGTGCGCAGAAGACGATTAGGGATGTGAGAGAACTTATCGGTTTCAAAGCATTTTAACATTTAGCTTAATTTTATTACCTTACTCCTGTTGGCTCACTTCGGTGGTCCGGCGTTTACTAGATCATATATGCATATTGCAATAGTTGGAAATATCGGTGCCGGAAAAACTACACTTACCGGGTTGCTCGCAAAGCACTACAACTGGGAAGCTTTGTATGAAGTGGTTGATAACAATCCTTATCTGGAAGATT
Coding sequences within it:
- the trpS gene encoding tryptophan--tRNA ligase, coding for MKETVVSGIRPTGQLHLGNYFGAVTNFVKMQYDYNCYFFIADLHSLTTHPTPQDLNGYVKHVLVEYLACGIDPEETTIYIQSDVPEVAELYLYLNMNAYLGELERSTSFKDKVRSHPDNVNAGLLTYPTLMAADILIHRAVKVPVGKDQEQHLEMTRTFGNRFNRLYKTEYFPEAFAFNYSENLVKVPGLDGKGKMSKSSGDGNCIYLADSPEVIRKKLSRAVTDGGPTEENQEKPEAIQNLFDLMKIVSTPDTLAHFDELYNKMAIRYGDFKKQLAEDMIVFNTPIRERIEDLSKDTSYLRQVAKHGALKARESAQKTIRDVRELIGFKAF